taaatattatatcaaaaaaatatttttcttttatttttggaacaaGTGTTGTTAGCCTTTCATGTATCATGATACTCTTAAAGAGTTTGTGATTCTTTCTCTTTGGTTTGTGAGAGAATTCCACATCTCCTCAAGGGGTTGAGGTATCCATTGGGAGCAAGCATGATGTTGCATTGCAAATATAAAGATTAGTATAGGTTCTAAGTTATAAGTCCTAAGGATAACATCTGTTTTGTGGTTTCTAAACTCTATGGTTTTTACTATTGCAAAGTCTCTAAGAGATTTTGTGGGTGGTGTGtgaatgtttttgttttttgtttttgttttttagtttttattttttattttttatgtaaatgtGTGTACCCTTGTGCAATcaaatttctctattttatctttaattctttaagagaaattttgaaataaaaaattgagctaGAAAAAAAGAACTACAAATTCATTCCCTTGTAGTTTCATGACAACATACATATTGGAATCAATTCATGGATTAAAAACCTTGAATCAGTCCCTCAAAATATACCGAAAGCTGGATTTACTATAGTAAAACCTCCGTCAATTAAAAGATTATGCCCACTCACATACTTGGACTCCTCACTGGCCAAGTAGAGAGCAGCCTCAGCCACATCTTCTGGGTTAAGAACTTTCCCTTTGAGGTTGGAATATACACCAGATGCCCCATCGTCATCCAATTTGAAGAAGTCCTTTGCTAGTGGTGTGACAACCAGATATGGCGACACACAGTTCACACGAATGCCATATTTTCCAAGCTCCACCGCTGCATTCCTCGCAAGTCCCACCACTGCATGCTTCGAACTAGTGTACGCATGAGATGCGACCCCCCCAACAGTGGAACAAACGCTGGCAGTAGTAATTATGCTGCCATTACCAGCTGAAAAATATAAACAGAAAGTGGTAATTAATTGAAGGATAAAAAGCAACATCCGAATtccaatcaaaacaaaaatcattctCAGATATTATACCTGGAATCATCACCCGAGCCGcatgtttggttcccaagaaGGCACCCACTACATTCACATTCAGGATTTTCTCAAATTCAGTTTTGTCATTATCAAGGATGTTGGGTTTGGACTCTCCAACTATGCCTGCGTTGTTGAACATAATGTCGAGTTTTCCGTACTTAGCAACAGCAACGTTGATGGCATTTTCAACATCCTTTTCGCTGGTCACGTCGCAGTGGACAAAGGAGGCAGAGGTAGGACTACTCAATTCTTTGCAAACAGATTGGCCTAAGTTGTCTTGGATGTCAGCGATCACAACCTTAGCTCCATGTCTAGAGAAAAGTCTTGCAGTACTCTCCCCGATTCCACTAGCGCCACCAGTAATTAGTGCCACCTTACCTTGTAGCCTATTATGTGTGTATTAGTTTGAACAGAAAAATGAGCTAGACCAAGATATTTGCAAATCAAtcttaagaaaatcaaaagaataacattcaacaattaaaaattagattacATTCTATATTTGTAAGAGAACAATAAAACCATTAAGCATACCTTCTGGCTGCAGCTGAGATTTGTGGAATACTTGCCATAGACAAATGCGAATTTCTGAAGCTTCCTTCAGATAAACCTTTACCGATTGCTTGGATGCCTGAGGTGGGGGAATGAAGCTGCCTGAATGATAATTGCAAGCTGATTACATATAGGGTGTCCTGATATGATATGCACACCTTAGAAAAGGACTCATCACCGAAGAAAACGTGGGACATGTTTTTCACTCTTTTGCATTATCGTGTgaaattttctttatctttagGCAATTTGAGGGTCCTCtcgtgtttgtttgtttttctatttttattttattttttatcattaagaTTGGTCcacttttttaatattaaatttatttttttttaaaaaaattcactcactttttatattatatccatcttttcaaaaacaaaaaaaaaaatgagttccACGTGGAATCCAACTCTAACCcgacaaaaaaaaataagttcCACGTGCtccaagacaaaaaaaaaaaaagttccacGTGCtctaagacaaaaaaaaaaaaaagttctccAATTCAGTTATGTCGGCAGGGATTTATCGGCGTTTTCATTTTGCTtccgaggggatttgaaccccaaaccaaaaggtttagGGTTCAATTCACTTGCCACTTGGGCTAACTTGgtcattgatatatatattgtgCACTAAACTTATATATgcttaaactcattatataaagaaaatattaaaagaatattttaaagagcaaattaattataattattttataattaaatgtaaaattttcttttaattaattaccaaaaatataaaaattatataatttttttcataatgtttttaatatcattaataattaattaaatattaaaaaattatatatatatcataatttattttataatgtttaatataattgaattaaatggatcatattttaatattaatatatattttaaaattagacatataataatcaaatatcataatattagatgtaatttaataataaatgtacacttataaaattcatatttttatcgatgcatacgatattattatcaaatatgataaatcatgttatacatatatcaaaattttcaataaaataactttaaaatgtctattatacttctaattatattattatgaggttttctttacattttcatgagtttttaacaattttaagtttatcgatattttttttccaaaatatccgtcgatatatctccgatatatccgatatatccccgatatatccgatatatccccgatatatccgtaaaatcgaagtaccgatatatccgtgattaccgatattttcatccttggttatATCCATCTtttcaaagacaaaaaaaatgagTTCCACGTGGAATCCAATTTAGGGGATAAGACTAACCTGATAAGAATCATGAACTTCGTTTAACTTAAGAAAATGAGCGAGTATGAATAGAttcaatgttctttctttcctaAAGAAAAACCCTCCCTATGTTGTCAAgtcaaaaaatcaatttgggGACAAGATTGTAAACTCATTTCAAAGGAATCATTATTCTTTCACTGTATGATTAGCATAATAAATACACAACATATTGGAGATAAAGTTCTAAAAGTCATTATAGGTGGATAacatttctaaataaaaaatttataaatttgccTACTATAATAACAACGTCTAATTTACTTGttttaaatcataatataaataaattgttcAAATTAACATCTTGAAAATGAGTttattcaaactcatttttaagatatatatatatatatatatatatattgtatggataaacttaaataaaaaaatttacttcatattttttagttgtatcaacatttaaatattatgctaataatatttcattaataaaattaaaaatattggtattTTAACATATTTACTCCATTTACCATGATTTAATTTGTTATCCAAAAAGATGAAATGGACAATGATTATAAATAAAGTACGACATTTTAAAAgtcttttttaaaacatgtttttaaaaaatataaaaaaataggttaaaaatattttaggttgtcagaaagatatttattttacaaacattataaaatatttttcataaatattttttaaatagagcTTTAGTCATTTACTATCATTAACCTAAGAAATAACCAAAATGAGAAGAGCTACTATCCAAAATGACTAATATATGTGAGTCAATGCCAAAATTGGTCCCTTAAAGCCAAGTGAATTGTTAGGAAAAAGATGTGGCAACATTATCTTTAGGGTTTTTGAGCCAtcagttaatatttttttttctttttcattggcTTAAAGAGGTggaattttgttcttaaaaaaatagattatttaaaaataaacataaaaatacgACACCTATTGTTACACCTTGGATTTTAGacttattattaatcaaatacaaaattagtGCTCCCAAAACCTAGgagacaataaataaataatgataagtTTGATTTTTGTCCAAAATGAGGATGTGGAAACCtgttatgataaaaaaaatatgtatcatGTGATAAACCTTTGGAAccattaattaacaaaatataattcattttatgTAAAGAAAACCCATACAATATTACTTTGTACATACCAAAACCTCATGGTTCACTAAGGGTAGCTCATACTATAAGTgtacaaaaacaaacataaattatacCAGTTCTTCAAAATGATTTCGTCTTCCTATAATACAAAGGTAAGAACCTTAAAACACTCtcaaataagcaaaaaaaaaaaaaaaaatccaatcaaTAGCACATGCAAAACTCAAGCATTAACCCTAGTAATTGTCTTTTGACTTGCATCTAGAAATGAAAGGGATAGAATGACTTCACAACTTAGTATGAAAGTTTATAATTATCCTATGCATAttcttaaaaaccttgaattaaacacatagtagcatgcatgataaatattttataactattaacaaatatacaataatttcaaatatgcATGCATGTTGTTGATGGTTTCATCTCTACTTTGCCTCATCCATTCTCTCACACGTGATAAACTGCTTATCCTTATCAATGTACATATCAACCATCAATACTCTAAAAGATGTTTGACCATAAATAATGACTATTTTAGGACAATCACGTAAGGACATTTCATATACcatgtcttttgggactcatacccaagggcaaGACTAAActtgtgtcttttgggactaTAACCCAATGACAAGACTAACCTCATGTCTTTAAGAACTATAACTCAGGGACAGGACCTGTTGGCATCTTAGGTCtaagtaacaaaaataataccaatttttacaaaaattgatagttagggttaaagtactaaccttaaggtttggatgttcccaaaccttaaatccAAGTGTTAAAGAACCAAATCAATGTCATCGAAAGTCTAGTAAACATATGATTTTCCGCTTGATGACTCAACCTCATTCATTAGCACACAAACGATAAGGAGTTTATGAGGGTGGAGACTAggactttctcttctttttggatggtggaagacaaaaggtGATAAAAACTTTAACCCCTAGGGGGTACTTATAGGTTTcctaactaggcttaagtgacttgagctcacatGGGCtggggtcacttaatctaacctaaaatgggtcttaattgattaattaacccaacattGCCTagtaattaatcaattagcctaatctagaaACATTAATCACTTACTCTTATGCAACCTTTCATGATTACCAATACTTATAACCCATGCTAACAAGGTATATAAGTTCAAAGCAAGGACCACTAAGATCCATAAGAGTATTGGTGTGGACCAGCATTTCTCACATATGTCCCTATTTAATAGCGAGACTCGTTTcttagtgaaaatttgatttttgtaaaattggagtcaccacttattttatttatttttaaaagaaaaaaaaaataaaaccctaaaaagatGACTCCTGATTTGGAAAATCACATTTTTGAAAACCTTAGTTTACGTCtagggtcaggttacctattggaaaaTTATCATAAGATAACACCTCTTTAAGCTCTAAAATAGGTATCTACTAACTAGGTTGAGGTAACAATAACAATTAATCGATAAAACAAGGATACCACATAATAACACGAGTATTGATATCTAAAGCCTAGCGAGATgttattcacaaaaaaaaaaaaaaatcaaaggataCACATAGAAAGAAAAGACAAGCGTACCTAAGCTACAAAACAAAGTG
The sequence above is drawn from the Vitis riparia cultivar Riparia Gloire de Montpellier isolate 1030 chromosome 6, EGFV_Vit.rip_1.0, whole genome shotgun sequence genome and encodes:
- the LOC117916574 gene encoding secoisolariciresinol dehydrogenase-like; this encodes MASIPQISAAARRLQGKVALITGGASGIGESTARLFSRHGAKVVIADIQDNLGQSVCKELSSPTSASFVHCDVTSEKDVENAINVAVAKYGKLDIMFNNAGIVGESKPNILDNDKTEFEKILNVNVVGAFLGTKHAARVMIPAGNGSIITTASVCSTVGGVASHAYTSSKHAVVGLARNAAVELGKYGIRVNCVSPYLVVTPLAKDFFKLDDDGASGVYSNLKGKVLNPEDVAEAALYLASEESKYVSGHNLLIDGGFTIVNPAFGIF